In one window of Maribacter dokdonensis DSW-8 DNA:
- the pgmB gene encoding beta-phosphoglucomutase → MGKVGFIFDLDGVIVDTAKYHYLAWRKLANELGFEFTKEQNELFKGVSRKRCLEILLEIGNVKATQKQFDTWMIEKNVDYLAYIEKMDASEILPDVPRVLNFLKERNIPIALGSASKNAQPILEKVGLLPYFDSIVDGNNVTKAKPDPEVFLIAADNLKVKPEFCVVFEDAVAGIQAANAADMVSIGIGDPDILNEAQYNFKDFTEIDNQFLELLLNNK, encoded by the coding sequence ATGGGTAAAGTAGGTTTTATATTTGATTTGGACGGTGTTATTGTGGATACCGCTAAATATCATTATTTGGCATGGCGTAAGCTGGCAAACGAATTGGGTTTTGAATTTACCAAAGAACAAAATGAACTTTTTAAGGGCGTAAGTAGAAAAAGGTGTTTGGAAATTCTTTTGGAAATAGGAAATGTCAAGGCAACACAAAAACAATTCGATACTTGGATGATTGAGAAGAATGTAGATTACCTCGCCTATATTGAAAAGATGGACGCTAGCGAAATTCTACCAGATGTACCAAGGGTATTAAATTTTTTAAAGGAAAGAAATATTCCTATTGCCTTGGGTTCTGCCAGTAAAAATGCGCAACCTATATTGGAAAAAGTAGGTCTGTTACCATATTTTGATAGCATTGTAGATGGTAACAACGTTACCAAAGCAAAACCAGACCCAGAAGTGTTTTTAATTGCCGCGGACAACCTAAAAGTTAAACCGGAATTTTGTGTGGTTTTTGAAGATGCCGTAGCGGGTATTCAAGCAGCTAATGCGGCAGATATGGTCAGCATTGGAATTGGGGATCCAGATATTCTTAATGAAGCGCAGTATAATTTTAAGGATTTCACAGAAATAGATAATCAGTTTTTGGAATTATTATTAAATAATAAATAA
- a CDS encoding glycoside hydrolase family 65 protein, producing MNQDYIKPDKWCIIEEGFDKENVKSSESIFSIGNGAMGQRANFEETYSGDTFQGSYIAGVYYPDKTRVGWWKNGYPEYFAKVLNAPNWIGINIKINGEELDLATCKKVSNFRRELNMKEGVYSRSFLAVTSNNVEIEVVVKRFLSLEIDEVGAISYQIKVLNTKASLVFEPYLDSGITNEDSNWDDKFWNTTNVSIEENCAFIEAHTMKTEFKTCTFMQASLDYDGATVVGVASEKTDNFVSLKFEQEVEANATVTLTKFGGYTVTRNHPNEELVQVAHNKLSEVSEIGFEGLLQKQKEAWAAIWEMSDIVIEGDIKAQQGIRFNIFQLNQTYLGTDSTLNIGPKGFTGEKYGGSTYWDTEAYCIPFYMATKDDKVARKLLKYRYNHLEKAIENAKKLGFSNGAALYPMVTMNGEECHNEWEITFEEIHRNGAIAFAIHNYFRYTGDYSYIPEMGLEVLIGISRFWHQRVNLSKDKNKYVMLGVTGPNEYENNVNNNWYTNYLAKWCINYTLTQLDKVKSGYPDDYHRVVGKTKLTDRECEKWKKVANKMYFPYSKEYGVFLQQDGFLDKELVKVDDLPKSERPINQKWSWDRILRSPYIKQADVLQGFYFFEEDFSTEDLERHFDFYEPFTVHESSLSPCVHSIQAAKLGRMEQAYNFYLRTSRLDLDDYNKEVEEGLHITSMAGTWMSIVEGFGGMRVVNDKLSFKPQIPNQWNAYSFKVNFRNRIIKVNVTADCTTFQLIGTKEVSIRVNGKKVELFPDELITV from the coding sequence ATGAATCAAGATTATATAAAACCAGATAAATGGTGCATTATTGAAGAAGGATTTGATAAGGAAAATGTCAAATCCTCTGAAAGTATTTTTAGCATCGGTAACGGCGCCATGGGGCAACGTGCCAATTTTGAGGAAACCTATTCAGGAGATACTTTTCAGGGTAGTTATATTGCCGGGGTATATTATCCAGATAAGACCAGGGTAGGTTGGTGGAAAAATGGTTACCCAGAGTATTTTGCCAAGGTTTTAAATGCACCCAATTGGATTGGCATCAATATTAAAATAAATGGTGAAGAATTAGATTTAGCCACTTGCAAAAAAGTTTCGAACTTTAGACGTGAGTTAAATATGAAAGAAGGCGTGTATTCACGTAGCTTTTTGGCGGTAACTTCAAATAATGTGGAAATTGAAGTTGTGGTAAAGCGATTTTTGAGTTTGGAGATAGATGAAGTAGGTGCTATTTCATATCAAATCAAAGTGTTAAATACCAAAGCTTCCTTGGTGTTTGAGCCATATCTTGACAGTGGTATTACCAATGAGGACAGTAATTGGGACGACAAATTTTGGAATACCACAAATGTAAGTATCGAAGAAAATTGTGCGTTTATTGAAGCGCACACTATGAAAACGGAATTTAAGACCTGCACCTTTATGCAGGCTTCTTTAGATTATGATGGTGCCACAGTTGTAGGTGTTGCATCGGAAAAGACGGATAATTTCGTTTCATTGAAATTTGAACAGGAGGTAGAGGCTAACGCAACTGTAACTTTAACAAAGTTTGGTGGTTATACCGTTACACGAAATCACCCAAACGAGGAGTTGGTTCAAGTTGCTCATAATAAACTCAGTGAAGTAAGTGAAATTGGCTTTGAAGGGCTGTTGCAAAAACAGAAAGAGGCTTGGGCGGCAATTTGGGAAATGAGCGATATTGTTATTGAAGGTGATATAAAAGCGCAGCAAGGAATTCGTTTTAATATTTTTCAATTGAACCAAACGTACTTGGGGACCGATTCTACTTTAAATATAGGACCTAAAGGTTTTACCGGTGAAAAATATGGTGGTAGTACTTATTGGGATACAGAGGCATATTGCATTCCTTTCTATATGGCCACCAAAGATGATAAAGTGGCTAGAAAACTATTAAAGTATCGCTACAATCATTTAGAAAAGGCTATTGAAAATGCTAAGAAATTAGGCTTTTCAAACGGTGCGGCATTATATCCAATGGTGACTATGAATGGCGAGGAATGCCATAATGAATGGGAAATTACCTTTGAAGAAATACATAGGAATGGAGCCATAGCCTTTGCAATTCACAACTATTTTAGATATACCGGTGATTATAGCTACATACCAGAAATGGGCTTAGAGGTTTTAATAGGCATTTCAAGGTTTTGGCATCAGCGTGTTAATTTGTCAAAAGACAAGAATAAATATGTAATGTTAGGGGTTACGGGTCCTAATGAGTATGAGAATAATGTCAATAATAACTGGTATACCAACTATTTGGCAAAATGGTGTATAAACTATACGTTGACCCAATTAGATAAGGTTAAGAGCGGTTATCCGGATGATTATCATAGGGTGGTGGGCAAAACCAAACTTACCGATAGGGAATGTGAAAAGTGGAAGAAGGTTGCCAATAAAATGTATTTCCCTTATTCAAAGGAATATGGTGTTTTCTTGCAACAAGATGGCTTTTTGGATAAAGAATTGGTTAAGGTGGATGATTTGCCAAAATCTGAAAGACCTATTAACCAAAAATGGAGTTGGGATCGTATTTTAAGATCACCTTATATAAAACAGGCAGATGTGCTGCAAGGTTTTTATTTTTTTGAAGAGGATTTCTCTACAGAAGACCTTGAGAGACATTTTGATTTCTACGAACCTTTTACCGTTCATGAATCTTCCTTGTCCCCTTGTGTGCACAGTATTCAGGCAGCTAAATTGGGTAGAATGGAGCAAGCATATAATTTTTATTTAAGAACATCTAGATTAGATTTAGATGATTATAATAAGGAGGTAGAAGAAGGTTTGCACATTACGTCTATGGCCGGTACTTGGATGAGTATTGTTGAAGGTTTTGGTGGTATGCGTGTGGTAAACGATAAATTATCGTTTAAACCTCAAATTCCAAATCAGTGGAATGCATATTCATTTAAGGTTAATTTTAGAAATCGGATCATAAAAGTGAACGTAACCGCTGATTGTACCACTTTTCAATTAATTGGAACCAAAGAAGTTTCTATTCGTGTCAATGGTAAAAAAGTAGAGTTGTTTCCAGATGAGTTGATCACCGTATAG
- a CDS encoding alpha-amylase family protein, which translates to MNHKIVIYHVFTRLFGNTNTNNKPWGTIEENGVGKFADFNKKALTEIKNLGVTHIWYTGVPHHAVINDYTEIGISNDDPDVVKGRAGSPYAVKDYYNVNPDLAKNPSNRLKEFKSLIERTHKAGMKVIIDIVPNHVARKYEGKTNPKGVSDFGFGDDTSVEYQKDNNFYYIPGTEFKTPQWQDGYIPLGGDAPNFSYPKLKEIPAKWTGNGSRSPQPDMNDWYETVRINYGVRPDGGLDFDMLPNDYGEKDHKEHFEYWKKKVVPSSWRKFKDIALYWLNMGVDGFRYDMAEMVPVEFWSYLNSSIKMKNPDAFLMAEVYNPDLYRTYIHKGKMDYLYDKVDFYDGLKHIMKGYGWSDHLPVVQNGLRDIEHHMLHFLENHDEQRIASPEFVGNAEIGRPAMVVSATISTSPTMIYFGQEVGEPAAEHAGFGSPSRTSIFDYIGVPHHQRWVNDKKFDGGQSSPKEAALRDFYKRLLNFTISSEALMGAYREIHFYNKEITENYNHRVLSYVRWSENQKLIIVSNFDVNDHFSFDLKIPVDLVNLWKLKEGIYPLHDALYGHVNSLRIENGEGHISINLNPLESFIFELKS; encoded by the coding sequence ATGAATCATAAAATTGTTATTTACCATGTATTTACCAGGTTGTTCGGAAATACGAATACCAATAATAAGCCTTGGGGCACTATTGAGGAGAATGGGGTAGGCAAGTTTGCTGATTTTAATAAAAAGGCACTAACGGAAATTAAGAATTTGGGTGTTACCCACATTTGGTATACCGGTGTACCGCATCATGCCGTAATAAATGATTATACTGAAATAGGAATATCAAATGATGATCCAGATGTAGTCAAGGGCAGGGCTGGTTCTCCTTATGCTGTTAAGGACTATTACAATGTTAACCCAGATTTGGCTAAAAATCCATCAAATAGATTAAAAGAGTTCAAATCACTTATTGAGCGTACACATAAGGCCGGCATGAAGGTGATTATAGATATTGTGCCTAATCATGTAGCTAGAAAGTATGAGGGGAAAACTAATCCAAAGGGTGTTTCTGATTTTGGTTTTGGAGATGATACATCCGTAGAGTATCAAAAGGACAATAACTTTTATTACATCCCGGGGACGGAATTTAAAACCCCACAATGGCAAGATGGTTATATTCCCTTAGGTGGTGATGCTCCAAATTTTTCCTATCCAAAATTAAAAGAGATTCCTGCAAAGTGGACCGGTAATGGTTCTCGTAGTCCGCAACCGGATATGAACGATTGGTATGAAACTGTACGCATCAATTATGGAGTAAGACCAGATGGCGGACTGGATTTTGATATGCTGCCAAACGATTATGGAGAAAAAGACCATAAAGAACATTTTGAGTATTGGAAGAAAAAAGTAGTACCGAGTTCTTGGAGAAAATTTAAGGATATTGCTTTGTATTGGTTAAATATGGGTGTTGACGGTTTTAGGTATGATATGGCAGAAATGGTCCCTGTTGAATTCTGGAGTTACTTGAATTCATCTATTAAAATGAAAAATCCCGATGCTTTTTTAATGGCAGAAGTCTATAATCCAGATTTGTATAGAACATATATTCATAAGGGAAAAATGGACTATCTATATGATAAAGTGGATTTTTATGATGGACTTAAACATATTATGAAAGGCTATGGTTGGTCTGATCACTTACCGGTTGTACAAAATGGTTTACGAGATATAGAGCATCATATGCTCCACTTTTTAGAAAACCATGATGAGCAGCGTATTGCTAGTCCAGAATTTGTTGGTAATGCAGAAATTGGGAGACCGGCAATGGTTGTTTCCGCTACCATAAGTACATCGCCCACTATGATTTATTTTGGGCAAGAAGTAGGTGAGCCGGCAGCAGAACATGCAGGTTTTGGTAGTCCGTCAAGAACTTCTATTTTTGATTATATAGGTGTGCCGCATCACCAAAGGTGGGTCAATGATAAAAAATTTGATGGCGGCCAATCTAGCCCCAAAGAAGCCGCTTTGCGAGATTTTTACAAACGTTTGTTGAACTTCACTATCAGTAGTGAGGCTTTAATGGGTGCGTACAGAGAGATTCATTTCTACAATAAAGAAATTACCGAAAACTATAATCACCGTGTATTGTCCTATGTCCGTTGGTCGGAAAATCAAAAATTAATAATAGTCTCAAATTTTGATGTAAACGACCATTTTTCGTTCGACTTAAAAATACCTGTAGATTTGGTGAATCTGTGGAAATTAAAAGAAGGAATTTATCCACTGCACGATGCTCTTTATGGTCATGTGAATTCTTTACGTATAGAAAATGGTGAAGGTCATATTTCAATTAACCTAAATCCTTTAGAATCCTTTATTTTTGAATTAAAATCATAA
- a CDS encoding glycerophosphodiester phosphodiesterase has translation MKKEPLVIGHRGAMGHETENTLPSIQKALDLGVDMLEIDVFKIKSGEVVVFHDDKLDRITNAPGNIEDYYIVDLMQVIVDGGHKIPMLQEVLKLIDNKVALNIELKGAGTADRVNHIMKYYIEQKNWSPDNFIISSFNWDELKDMRKYNSNVAIAVLTEEDPLEAIPVAKELNAVAINPYFKKLDEEKAEAIHDAGFKIYTWTVNEPADIEAMKNVGVDGIITNFPERVN, from the coding sequence ATGAAAAAAGAACCTTTAGTCATTGGTCATAGAGGAGCCATGGGCCACGAAACTGAAAATACCTTGCCATCCATTCAAAAGGCACTGGATCTTGGGGTTGATATGTTAGAGATCGATGTTTTTAAAATAAAAAGTGGGGAAGTAGTAGTTTTTCATGATGATAAGCTTGATCGAATTACTAATGCACCTGGCAACATTGAAGATTATTATATAGTAGATTTAATGCAGGTAATTGTTGATGGGGGGCATAAAATACCCATGCTGCAAGAGGTATTAAAACTCATTGATAATAAAGTGGCATTAAACATAGAGCTAAAAGGTGCTGGTACTGCAGACAGGGTAAATCATATTATGAAATATTACATTGAGCAGAAAAATTGGTCGCCCGATAATTTTATTATTTCCAGCTTTAATTGGGATGAGTTGAAGGATATGCGCAAATATAATTCTAATGTTGCCATTGCTGTATTAACGGAAGAAGACCCTTTAGAAGCAATACCAGTGGCAAAAGAGTTGAATGCAGTGGCCATTAATCCGTATTTCAAGAAATTAGATGAGGAAAAAGCCGAAGCAATACATGATGCCGGTTTTAAAATTTATACATGGACGGTAAATGAACCTGCAGATATTGAAGCAATGAAGAATGTAGGTGTAGATGGCATAATTACCAACTTTCCTGAACGAGTAAATTAA
- a CDS encoding BaiN/RdsA family NAD(P)/FAD-dependent oxidoreductase, producing MHDVLVIGGGAAGFYAAIHIAESRPQTKIAILERGKEVLTKVKVSGGGRCNVTHAEFNPVDLSKNYPRGQKELLGPFHTYASGDTVGFFEERGVALKIEEDGRMFPVTNSSQTIIDCFLSEADRLGIQVKTLCSVTGIEQIKEEEGVIWKVAIGDGHMYCKKLILATGSNPKMWNYVQALGHSIVQPVPSLFTFNIKDERISDIPGVATHTEVKVIPKKNISKKKGKLKPDTAVLTSEGPLLITHWGMSGPAILKLSAWGARILEQYNYQFKIQVNWAPEYHHDGLLELFLKVKQVEKKTVLRTKVLDIPKRLWVNLVKASNIDDTLTWPEVSKQQLSNLAEQLTAGIFQVNGKSTFKEEFVTAGGVDLKEINFKTYESKILTNLYFAGEIINVDAITGGFNFQNAWTGGYIAAQGVVNDLNTNIE from the coding sequence ATGCATGATGTTCTGGTCATTGGTGGCGGTGCAGCCGGTTTTTATGCAGCCATTCATATAGCTGAGAGTAGACCACAAACCAAAATTGCAATTTTAGAGCGAGGTAAGGAAGTACTCACAAAGGTAAAAGTCTCTGGTGGTGGGCGTTGTAATGTTACCCATGCTGAATTTAATCCTGTAGATCTAAGCAAAAACTATCCACGGGGCCAAAAAGAGTTATTGGGTCCTTTTCATACCTACGCAAGTGGAGATACTGTCGGATTTTTTGAGGAACGCGGCGTTGCCCTAAAAATTGAGGAAGATGGTAGAATGTTCCCGGTCACCAATTCCTCACAAACCATTATTGATTGTTTTCTTTCAGAGGCCGATAGATTAGGTATACAGGTAAAAACACTTTGTTCTGTAACCGGTATAGAGCAAATTAAAGAGGAGGAAGGGGTAATATGGAAGGTTGCCATTGGTGATGGTCATATGTATTGTAAAAAGCTCATTTTAGCTACTGGGAGCAATCCAAAAATGTGGAATTATGTACAAGCGTTAGGGCATAGTATTGTTCAGCCGGTTCCTTCGTTATTCACTTTTAATATTAAAGATGAGCGTATTTCGGATATCCCTGGTGTGGCTACACATACAGAGGTCAAAGTGATACCTAAAAAGAATATTAGCAAAAAGAAAGGAAAACTAAAACCAGATACTGCCGTTTTAACTTCAGAAGGACCTTTGTTAATAACACATTGGGGTATGAGCGGACCCGCTATTTTAAAATTATCCGCTTGGGGAGCAAGAATTTTAGAGCAGTACAATTATCAGTTTAAAATACAGGTAAATTGGGCTCCGGAGTATCATCATGATGGGTTATTGGAATTATTTCTTAAGGTAAAGCAGGTAGAAAAGAAAACCGTTCTAAGAACCAAGGTATTGGATATACCTAAGCGCCTGTGGGTTAATTTAGTGAAAGCCTCTAATATAGATGATACCTTAACATGGCCCGAAGTTTCAAAACAACAATTGTCAAATTTGGCGGAACAATTAACAGCGGGTATATTTCAAGTAAATGGAAAAAGCACTTTTAAAGAAGAATTTGTAACGGCAGGTGGTGTAGATTTAAAGGAAATCAACTTTAAGACTTACGAAAGTAAAATACTAACTAATCTTTATTTTGCTGGTGAAATTATAAATGTGGACGCTATTACTGGCGGATTCAATTTTCAGAATGCGTGGACCGGAGGTTATATTGCGGCCCAAGGTGTAGTTAACGATCTGAATACAAATATTGAATAA
- a CDS encoding DUF1697 domain-containing protein: MNTYIAFLRGINVSGKHKIQMVELKELLSKQKLEDVKTYIQSGNVVFKSGLENSKELENLISKAILSHFNFNVPVIVMTISKLKEILDRNPFKTDDENLLKQNYFVLLSEIPSVEAVDKLSKETFKTEDFLVTNGCMYLKCTAGYGKAKLNNNLVERKLKVEATTRNYRTMSKLLELSN; this comes from the coding sequence ATGAACACCTATATTGCATTTTTAAGAGGTATTAATGTAAGTGGCAAGCATAAGATTCAAATGGTCGAGTTAAAAGAATTGCTCTCCAAGCAAAAATTGGAAGATGTTAAAACGTACATACAAAGTGGTAACGTGGTATTTAAAAGTGGATTGGAAAATTCCAAAGAATTAGAAAATCTGATATCTAAGGCAATTCTCAGCCATTTTAATTTTAACGTTCCTGTCATAGTGATGACCATTTCTAAATTAAAAGAAATATTAGATCGGAATCCGTTTAAAACAGATGATGAGAATTTGCTAAAGCAAAATTACTTTGTTCTGCTAAGTGAAATACCAAGCGTAGAAGCTGTAGATAAGTTAAGCAAAGAGACATTTAAAACTGAAGACTTTTTAGTCACCAATGGCTGTATGTATCTAAAATGTACAGCAGGTTATGGTAAAGCGAAATTGAATAATAATCTTGTTGAGCGTAAGTTGAAAGTTGAGGCAACTACTAGAAATTACAGGACAATGAGTAAGCTGTTAGAACTGTCCAATTAG
- a CDS encoding TspO/MBR family protein, translating into MKRKLTYIFIGIVICSTIGFLSSVVTQSSVNSWYLTLNKPSFNPPNWIFAPVWSVLYIMMGISAGWVWAKGFHHKWVKTGLYHFGFQLLLNGLWSIVFFGLKQPLLALLIIVALLIVLALTIKWFKVVSKFAAYLLTPYFLWVCFATALNFKIWELN; encoded by the coding sequence TTGAAAAGAAAGCTTACCTACATATTTATCGGCATTGTAATATGTTCTACTATAGGTTTCTTGAGTAGTGTAGTTACGCAGAGCTCTGTAAATAGCTGGTATTTAACACTGAACAAGCCAAGTTTTAATCCACCTAATTGGATTTTTGCCCCCGTTTGGAGTGTACTCTACATTATGATGGGTATTTCTGCTGGTTGGGTCTGGGCAAAAGGTTTTCACCATAAATGGGTTAAGACCGGACTTTATCATTTTGGGTTTCAATTACTCTTAAACGGTTTGTGGAGCATTGTTTTTTTTGGACTTAAACAGCCCTTATTGGCCCTATTGATCATTGTAGCGCTATTAATTGTTCTGGCACTTACTATAAAATGGTTTAAGGTAGTCAGTAAATTTGCGGCGTATCTATTAACCCCATATTTCTTATGGGTATGCTTTGCTACTGCCCTAAATTTTAAAATATGGGAATTGAACTAA
- a CDS encoding diphosphomevalonate/mevalonate 3,5-bisphosphate decarboxylase family protein → MSEKDFIPSSYITLKEEGIVGYTSPSNIALVKYWGKRENQIPANPSISFTLAACMTKTSVEYKKKIRKDNEFSFDLFFEDQPKEEFKPKIKTFLKRIEKYLPFLKEYHLVIKTSNTFPHSSGIASSASGMSALALCFMEMERTFSAPITDDFFNNKVSFISRLGSGSACRSIEGPLVQWGETSSVAGSSNLFGVKYPYKVHDIFNNFHDTILLVDKGEKQVSSTVGHELMHGHPFASQRFEQAHENLDKLRTILAEGNLNDFIGIVESEALTLHAMMMTSHPYFILMKPNTLSIINEIWKFRQTSNTHVCFTLDAGANVHVLYPENEKDIVFPFIKEKLISFCQNGQYICDRIGLGAKKL, encoded by the coding sequence ATGTCAGAAAAAGATTTTATTCCATCATCATACATTACATTGAAAGAAGAAGGTATTGTTGGGTATACATCACCTAGCAATATTGCATTGGTTAAATATTGGGGAAAAAGGGAGAATCAAATACCTGCCAATCCGTCTATAAGTTTTACGCTGGCCGCTTGTATGACCAAAACCAGTGTAGAATACAAGAAAAAAATAAGAAAGGATAACGAATTCTCTTTTGATCTATTTTTTGAAGATCAGCCAAAAGAAGAGTTTAAACCAAAGATTAAAACATTCTTAAAAAGGATAGAAAAATATCTACCTTTCTTAAAAGAATATCATTTGGTCATAAAAACATCAAATACATTTCCGCATAGTAGTGGTATTGCTTCATCTGCCAGTGGAATGTCTGCTTTAGCTTTATGTTTTATGGAAATGGAAAGGACTTTTTCGGCACCAATTACTGATGATTTTTTCAACAATAAGGTATCCTTTATATCACGCTTAGGGTCTGGTAGTGCATGCCGAAGTATTGAAGGTCCTTTGGTGCAGTGGGGAGAAACCTCTTCGGTTGCAGGTAGTTCAAATTTGTTTGGGGTTAAATATCCCTACAAAGTACATGATATCTTCAATAATTTTCATGATACCATTTTGTTGGTAGACAAAGGGGAGAAACAAGTAAGTAGTACAGTTGGTCATGAGCTTATGCATGGTCATCCGTTTGCATCGCAAAGATTTGAACAAGCTCATGAGAATTTAGATAAGCTGCGTACAATATTGGCAGAGGGTAACTTAAATGATTTTATTGGTATAGTAGAAAGTGAGGCACTTACTTTGCATGCTATGATGATGACTAGTCATCCTTATTTTATTTTAATGAAACCAAATACGCTTTCTATTATAAATGAAATTTGGAAGTTTAGACAAACATCCAATACCCATGTTTGTTTTACATTAGATGCAGGGGCAAATGTACATGTGCTATACCCCGAAAATGAAAAAGATATCGTTTTTCCGTTTATTAAAGAGAAGTTAATTTCTTTTTGTCAAAATGGGCAGTATATTTGTGATCGAATTGGTCTGGGTGCTAAGAAGTTGTAA
- a CDS encoding mevalonate kinase family protein: MKGPLFYSKILLFGEYGIIKDSKGLSIPYNFYKGALKSDASVSKEATKSNKSLEAFALYLEKLTIDEPKLVSFDLDTLKSDVAAGMYFDSSIPQGYGVGSSGALVAAIYDKYAQHKITVLENLTREKLLKLKTIFGKMESFFHGKSSGLDPLNSYLSLPILINSKDNIESTSIPSQNAEGKGAVFLLDSGIIGETAPMIQIFMEQMKNDGFRSMLKNQFIKHTDACVEDFVNGNIKSLFGNLKQLSHVVLDNFKPMIPAKFHDLWKKGIDTNDYYLKLCGSGGGGYILGFTEDLEKAKTALKDYKLEVVYNF, encoded by the coding sequence ATGAAAGGACCTTTATTTTATTCAAAAATTCTTCTCTTCGGGGAGTATGGTATTATTAAAGATTCCAAAGGCTTATCCATTCCTTATAATTTTTATAAAGGGGCTTTAAAATCTGACGCAAGTGTTTCTAAAGAGGCAACAAAATCTAACAAGAGTTTAGAGGCTTTTGCCCTGTATTTGGAAAAGTTGACCATAGATGAGCCTAAATTGGTATCATTTGATTTGGATACTTTAAAGTCGGATGTTGCAGCGGGTATGTATTTTGATAGTTCAATACCACAGGGGTATGGCGTAGGTAGTAGTGGTGCTTTGGTTGCAGCAATCTATGATAAGTATGCTCAACATAAAATTACCGTTCTTGAAAATTTAACCAGAGAGAAATTGTTGAAACTAAAAACGATATTCGGTAAAATGGAGTCGTTTTTCCATGGTAAGTCCTCTGGCCTTGATCCTTTGAACAGTTATTTAAGTTTGCCCATTCTCATTAACTCTAAGGATAATATTGAATCAACAAGTATTCCATCACAGAATGCAGAAGGTAAAGGAGCTGTATTTTTATTGGATAGCGGTATTATTGGTGAGACCGCTCCTATGATTCAGATTTTCATGGAGCAAATGAAGAATGATGGGTTTAGAAGTATGTTGAAAAACCAATTTATAAAACATACGGATGCTTGTGTAGAAGACTTTGTAAATGGTAACATAAAATCCCTGTTCGGTAATTTAAAACAGCTATCGCACGTAGTATTGGATAATTTTAAGCCAATGATACCGGCAAAGTTCCATGATTTATGGAAAAAAGGTATAGACACCAATGACTATTACCTAAAATTGTGTGGTTCAGGTGGTGGTGGCTACATATTAGGGTTTACAGAAGATTTGGAAAAAGCTAAAACTGCGTTAAAAGATTATAAACTGGAAGTAGTTTATAATTTTTAG